The Equus quagga isolate Etosha38 chromosome 2, UCLA_HA_Equagga_1.0, whole genome shotgun sequence genome has a window encoding:
- the LOC124235661 gene encoding olfactory receptor 4K14, translated as MDLQNYSLVSEFVLHGLCTSRHLQNFFFIFFSGTYVATVLGNFIIVVTVTFDPCLHSSPMYFLLGNLSFLDIWLASFATPKMIKDFLSDQKLISFGGCMAQIFFLHFIGGAEMVLLVSMAYDRYVAICKPLHYMTMMSRQTCLRLVLVSWVIGFVHSTSQVAFTVNLPYCGPNEVDSFFCDLPLVIKLACMDTYVLGILMISDSGLLSLSCFLLLVISYTVILVTVQHNVTGGVYKALSTCSAHIMVVTLFFGPCIFIYVWPFSRFSVDKLLSVFYTIFTPLLNPLIYTLRNKDMKTAMKKLWSRPVTIH; from the coding sequence ATGGACCTGCAGAATTATTCCTTGGTGTCAGAATTTGTGTTGCATGGACTCTGTACTTCACGGCATctccaaaattttttctttatattcttctcTGGAACCTATGTGGCCACTGTGCTTGGTAACTTTATCATTGTGGTTACTGTAACTTTTGACCCCTGCTTGCACTCTTCCCCTATGTACTTCCTCCTGGGGAATCTATCTTTCCTGGACATATGGCTGGCCTCATTTGCCACCCCCAAGATGATCAAGGACTTCCTTAGTGATCAAAAACTCATCTCCTTTGGAGGATGTATGGCTCAAatcttctttttgcattttattggTGGGGCTGAGATGGTACTTCTCGTTTCCATGGCCTATGACAGATATGTGGCCATATGCAAACCCTTGCATTACATGACCATGATGAGCCGGCAGACTTGCCTGAGGCTGGTGTTGGTTTCGTGGGTCATTGGATTTGTGCACTCCACCAGTCAAGTAGCCTTTACTGTGAACTTACCTTACTGTGGCCCCAATGAGGTGGACAGCTTCTTCTGTGACCTTCCTCTTGTGATCAAGCTTGCCTGCATGGACACCTATGTCTTGGGCATACTTATGATTTCAGACAGTGGGTTGCTTTCCTTGAGCTGTTTTCTGCTCCTCGTGATCTCCTACACTGTTATCCTCGTCACAGTCCAACACAATGTCACTGGTGGGGTATACAAAGCACTCTCTACTTGTTCTGCTCATATCATGGTAGTCACACTCTTCTttgggccctgcattttcatttacGTGTGGCCTTTCAGCCGGTTCTCTGTGGACAAGCTCCTCTCTGTGTTTTACACCATTTTTACTCCACTCTTGAACCCCCTTATCTACACATtgagaaataaagacatgaaaacagCTATGAAGAAACTGTGGAGCCGACCTGTGACTATTCACTGA
- the LOC124235660 gene encoding olfactory receptor 4K15-like, which translates to MTKTNHSRVTEFVFLGLSNSQELQPFLFIIFSLLYLAILLGNFLIILTVTSDSRLHTPMYFLLANLSFIDICVASFATPKMISDFLVERKTISFEACLAQIFFVHLFAGGEMVVLVSMAYDRYVAICKPLHYMTIMNWRVCITLVLVPWCVGFIHTTSQLAFTVNLPFCGPNQVDSFFCDLPLVTKLACTDTYVVSLLIVADSGFLSMSSFLLLVVSYTVIFITVRNRSSASMATARSTLTAHITVVVLFFGPCIFIYVWPFSGYSVDKVLAVFYTIFTPILNPVIYTLRNKEVKAC; encoded by the coding sequence ATGACTAAAACAAACCATTCCCGGGTGACCGAATTTGTGTTTCTGGGACTCTCTAATTCCCAGGAGCTCCAACCTTTCTTATTCATCATATTTTCACTACTTTACCTAGCAATACTCCTGGGCAACTTTCTCATCATCCTCACTGTGACCTCAGATTCCCGCCTTCATACCCCCATGTACTTTCTGCTTGCAAACCTCTCTTTTATAGATATATGTGTTGCCTCTTTTGCCACCCCTAAAATGATTTCAGACTTTCTGGTTGAGCGCAAAACTATTTCTTTTGAAGCCTGCCTGGCCCAGATTTTCTTTGTTCATCTATTTGCTGGTGGTGAAATGGTGGTCCTTGTATCTATGGCTTATGACCGTTATGTTGCAATATGCAAACCACTCCACTACATGACAATCATGAACTGGCGTGTGTGCATTACTCTGGTCCTCGTCCCATGGTGTGTTGGCTTCATCCATACTACTAGCCAGTTGGCATTTACTGTTAACTTGCCCTTTTGTGGTCCAAATCAGGTAGACAGTTTTTTCTGTGACCTGCCTCTAGTGACCAAGCTGGCCTGCACAGACACTTATGTTGTCAGCCTCCTAATAGTTGCAGACAGTGGCTTTCTTTCTATGAGTTCCTTCCTCCTCTTGGTTGTCTCCTACACTGTGATATTTATCACAGTTAGGAATCGCTCGTCTGCTAGCATGGCAACGGCCCGCTCCACATTGACTGCTCACATCACAGTGGTCGTATTATTCTTTGGACCATGCATCTTCATCTATGTGTGGCCCTTCAGTGGTTATTCAGTTGATAAAGTCCTTGCTGTGTTCTACACCATCTTCACTCCTATTTTAAACCCAGTTATCTACACTCTAAGGAACAAAGAAGTGAAGGCATGTTAA